Proteins co-encoded in one Papaver somniferum cultivar HN1 chromosome 5, ASM357369v1, whole genome shotgun sequence genomic window:
- the LOC113283952 gene encoding riboflavin biosynthesis protein PYRR, chloroplastic-like isoform X2, with the protein MAFSIMGAAFQTPIICNIKNNYNNNSSYSLEANHIRRAAEIADKSAGFTSPHPNFGCVIAKGVNIVGEGFLYAQGTKCAELQAVEAARELSNGATAYLNMEPGDCHGDQTAVSALIKAGISRVVLGIRHPLKHLRGNAIRSLRSEGVQVDVLGEDLQSQSIEEALKSCFLVNAPLLYRAASRVPFSVLKYAMTLDGKIAASSGHAWWISSKESRHRVFEIRGRCDAIIVGGNTVRRDDPKLTARHGGGHTPVRIVMSQTLNLPEVGNLWDVSEVRTIVATQRGARKSFQKLLASKGVEVVEFDILNTRSVMEYCYDRGYLSVLWECGGTLAASAISSGCVHKIGPDMLVTGFLQPIPDLTPVIPSIDETSAIDPSFTPYEASIKFFYKTWDPYGAFSNFSAHPLQMPDGNGGYLTWPSVEHYYQAHKFAGVDDLVAKDCVEQIKSAKSPEEAARIGRALQRKHPNLVRSDWDTAKIEVMYRALKCKFSIYPHLNSMLLSTEGSVLVEASPHDLFWGGGREGEGLNYLGRLLMQLRSEFLGEPSTSISQ; encoded by the exons ATGGCGTTTTCTATAATGGGTGCTGCTTTTCAAACCCCAATTATCTGCAACATCAAAAACAATTACAATAACAATAGTAGTTATTCACTTGAAGCTAATCATATTCGAAGAGCAGCAGAAATTGCTGATAAATCTGCTGGATTTACATCACCACATCCAAACTTTGGATGTGTAATTGCAAAGGGTGTGAATATAGTTGGAGAAGGGTTTTTATACGCACAAGGTACTAAATGTGCTGAATTACAAGCAGTTGAAGCAGCTAGAGAATTATCTAATGGTGCTACTGCTTATCTTAATATGGAACCTGGTGATTGTCATGGTGATCAAACTGCTGTTTCTGCCCTAATTAAG GCAGGAATCTCAAGAGTTGTTCTGGGAATCAGACATCCATTAAAGCATCTTCGAGGCAATGCTATACGTTCATTAAGAAGTGAAGGAGTTCAGGTTGATGTTCTTGGAGAGGACTTGCAGAGTCAATCAATTGAG GAAGCTTTGAAATCATGTTTCCTGGTGAATGCTCCTTTACTCTACAGAGCTGCTTCCCGAGTTCCCTTCTCTGTTCTCAAGTATGCTATGACCCTTGATG GAAAAATTGCAGCTAGTAGTGGACATGCATGGTGGATCAGCAGCAAAGAATCTAGGCATCGGGTATTTGAAATTCGAGGCAGATGTGATGCCATAATTGTAGGAGGAAATACCGTCCGCCGCGATG ATCCGAAGCTAACAGCAAGACATGGAGGCGGGCATACGCCTGTAAGGATAGTTATGTCACAAACTCTTAATCTTCCCGAGGTTGGGAACCTTTGGGATGTCTCCGAGGTACGCACTATAGTTGCGACACAGAGGGGTGCAAGAAAGAGTTTCCAGAAATTACTTGCTTCTAAAGGAGTTGAAGTGGTCGAGTTTGACATTTTAAACACAAGGAGTGTCATGGAATATTGCTATGATCGTGGATATCTGTCAGTTTTGTGGGAATGCGGAGGGACTTTAGCTGCTTCTGCTATATCTTCTGGTTGTGTACACAAG ATTGGTCCGGACATGCTTGTTACTGGATTTCTTCAGCCCATTCCAGACTTGACACCTGTAATCCCTTCGATTGACGAAACTTCAGCAATTGATCCAAGTTTCACTCCCTACGAAGCAAGCATCAAATTCTTCTACAAGACATGGGACCCTTATGGAGCTTTCTCAAACTTCTCTGCTCATCCTTTACAAATGCCTGATGGAAATGGAGGTTATTTGACATGGCCAAGTGTTGAGCATTATTATCAG GCACACAAATTTGCTGGTGTTGATGATCTAGTGGCAAAAGATTGTGTTGAACAAATAAAATCTGCAAAGAGCCCCGAAGAAGCTGCACGTATTGGAAGGGCTCTTCAAAGGAAACATCCTAATTTG GTGAGATCTGATTGGGACACTGCGAAAATTGAGGTTATGTACAGAGCTCTGAAATGCAAGTTTTCTATCTACCCTCATTTGAATTCGATGTTACTGTCCACGGAAGGATCTGTTCTTGTTGAAGCCTCACCGCATGATCTTTTTTGGGGTGGAGGACGGGAGGGAGAAGGCCTAAATTACCTCGGCCGGTTGTTAATGCAGTTGAGATCAGAGTTCTTGGGAGAGCCTTCAACATCAATTTCACAGTAA
- the LOC113283952 gene encoding riboflavin biosynthesis protein PYRR, chloroplastic-like isoform X1, which translates to MAFSIMGAAFQTPIICNIKNNYNNNSSYSLEANHIRRAAEIADKSAGFTSPHPNFGCVIAKGVNIVGEGFLYAQGTKCAELQAVEAARELSNGATAYLNMEPGDCHGDQTAVSALIKAGISRVVLGIRHPLKHLRGNAIRSLRSEGVQVDVLGEDLQSQSIEEALKSCFLVNAPLLYRAASRVPFSVLKYAMTLDGKIAASSGHAWWISSKESRHRVFEIRGRCDAIIVGGNTVRRDDPKLTARHGGGHTPVRIVMSQTLNLPEVGNLWDVSEVRTIVATQRGARKSFQKLLASKGVEVVEFDILNTRSVMEYCYDRGYLSVLWECGGTLAASAISSGCVHKVYAFVAPKIIGGKNAPTPVGELGMVEMSQALNLIDVSFEQIGPDMLVTGFLQPIPDLTPVIPSIDETSAIDPSFTPYEASIKFFYKTWDPYGAFSNFSAHPLQMPDGNGGYLTWPSVEHYYQAHKFAGVDDLVAKDCVEQIKSAKSPEEAARIGRALQRKHPNLVRSDWDTAKIEVMYRALKCKFSIYPHLNSMLLSTEGSVLVEASPHDLFWGGGREGEGLNYLGRLLMQLRSEFLGEPSTSISQ; encoded by the exons ATGGCGTTTTCTATAATGGGTGCTGCTTTTCAAACCCCAATTATCTGCAACATCAAAAACAATTACAATAACAATAGTAGTTATTCACTTGAAGCTAATCATATTCGAAGAGCAGCAGAAATTGCTGATAAATCTGCTGGATTTACATCACCACATCCAAACTTTGGATGTGTAATTGCAAAGGGTGTGAATATAGTTGGAGAAGGGTTTTTATACGCACAAGGTACTAAATGTGCTGAATTACAAGCAGTTGAAGCAGCTAGAGAATTATCTAATGGTGCTACTGCTTATCTTAATATGGAACCTGGTGATTGTCATGGTGATCAAACTGCTGTTTCTGCCCTAATTAAG GCAGGAATCTCAAGAGTTGTTCTGGGAATCAGACATCCATTAAAGCATCTTCGAGGCAATGCTATACGTTCATTAAGAAGTGAAGGAGTTCAGGTTGATGTTCTTGGAGAGGACTTGCAGAGTCAATCAATTGAG GAAGCTTTGAAATCATGTTTCCTGGTGAATGCTCCTTTACTCTACAGAGCTGCTTCCCGAGTTCCCTTCTCTGTTCTCAAGTATGCTATGACCCTTGATG GAAAAATTGCAGCTAGTAGTGGACATGCATGGTGGATCAGCAGCAAAGAATCTAGGCATCGGGTATTTGAAATTCGAGGCAGATGTGATGCCATAATTGTAGGAGGAAATACCGTCCGCCGCGATG ATCCGAAGCTAACAGCAAGACATGGAGGCGGGCATACGCCTGTAAGGATAGTTATGTCACAAACTCTTAATCTTCCCGAGGTTGGGAACCTTTGGGATGTCTCCGAGGTACGCACTATAGTTGCGACACAGAGGGGTGCAAGAAAGAGTTTCCAGAAATTACTTGCTTCTAAAGGAGTTGAAGTGGTCGAGTTTGACATTTTAAACACAAGGAGTGTCATGGAATATTGCTATGATCGTGGATATCTGTCAGTTTTGTGGGAATGCGGAGGGACTTTAGCTGCTTCTGCTATATCTTCTGGTTGTGTACACAAG GTTTATGCATTTGTTGCTCCCAAAATCATTGGTGGAAAAAATGCTCCAACTCCTGTTGGTGAACTTGGAATGGTTGAGATGTCACAAGCACTGAACTTGATCGATGTTTCCTTTGAGCAG ATTGGTCCGGACATGCTTGTTACTGGATTTCTTCAGCCCATTCCAGACTTGACACCTGTAATCCCTTCGATTGACGAAACTTCAGCAATTGATCCAAGTTTCACTCCCTACGAAGCAAGCATCAAATTCTTCTACAAGACATGGGACCCTTATGGAGCTTTCTCAAACTTCTCTGCTCATCCTTTACAAATGCCTGATGGAAATGGAGGTTATTTGACATGGCCAAGTGTTGAGCATTATTATCAG GCACACAAATTTGCTGGTGTTGATGATCTAGTGGCAAAAGATTGTGTTGAACAAATAAAATCTGCAAAGAGCCCCGAAGAAGCTGCACGTATTGGAAGGGCTCTTCAAAGGAAACATCCTAATTTG GTGAGATCTGATTGGGACACTGCGAAAATTGAGGTTATGTACAGAGCTCTGAAATGCAAGTTTTCTATCTACCCTCATTTGAATTCGATGTTACTGTCCACGGAAGGATCTGTTCTTGTTGAAGCCTCACCGCATGATCTTTTTTGGGGTGGAGGACGGGAGGGAGAAGGCCTAAATTACCTCGGCCGGTTGTTAATGCAGTTGAGATCAGAGTTCTTGGGAGAGCCTTCAACATCAATTTCACAGTAA
- the LOC113280318 gene encoding serpin-ZX-like encodes MENKLKVKPPLFKVQGSSSSTKRTVKKPKIPETSNKSTANSCMKLVQDVWLKESENKNFVFSPFSIDSALGLLASGASGETLKQILGFLNTASLTNLNSVNSKLIETLCEVRTEPKFSFVAGVWIEKSCPIKPSFQEVATARYRSEAKTADFINKSQKVQKEVNRWVEKETNGLIKNLLPDGAVDERTKFILASALYFKGCWSRNPFDEKLTKKSKFYLLNGEKTVRVPFMSSKECQYITCYDSFRVLQLPYKSSETHENASGPSFSMYMVLPEQRDGLGELIAEVSSNPSSFLHRYVPANQSKVPPGEIKVPKFKILFDFEASRVLKEMGIVLPFDESQAELTEMVNIDGTSKYSKLHVDKVFHKCFVEVDEKGTEAAASTAVTGVVCCMMRPRTPPPRVDFVADHPFMFIIREEQSGAVLFMGHVLNPLLNS; translated from the exons ATGGAAAACAAACTAAAAGTAAAACCTCCATTATTCAAAGTTCAAGGATCATCATCGTCAACAAAAAGAACTGTGAAAAAACCAAAGATACCAGAAACTAGCAACAAAAGCACTGCTAATTCATGCATGAAACTAGTGCAAGATGTCTGGTTAAAGGAGTCGGAAAACAAGAATTTTGTATTCTCTCCGTTCTCAATCGACAGTGCTCTAGGTTTATTAGCTTCTGGGGCAAGTGGTGAAACCTTAAAACAGATATTAGGCTTCCTCAACACTGCAAGCCTCACCAACCTAAATTCTGTTAACTCTAAGCTCATTGAAACATTATGCGAAGTACGAACTGAACCCAAATTTTCTTTTGTTGCCGGCGTTTGGATTGAAAAATCTTGTCCCATTAAACCTTCATTTCAAGAAGTTGCCACCGCAAGATATAGATCAGAAGCCAAAACTGCGGATTTCATAAACAAG agCCAAAAGGTGCAGAAGGAGGTGAATAGGTGGGTTGAAAAGGAAACAAATGGATTAATTAAAAATCTTCTTCCCGACGGAGCAGTTGATGAACGTACAAAATTTATATTGGCAAGTGCACTCTATTTCAAAGGATGTTGGAGTCGAAATCCGTTTGATGAAAAGCTAACCAAGAAATCGAAGTTCTATCTCCTGAATGGGGAAAAAACAGTGCGTGTTCCCTTCATGTCTTCCAAAGAATGCCAATATATTACATGTTATGATAGCTTCAGAGTACTTCAACTACCATACAAATCTTCGGAAACACACGAAAATGCTAGTGGTCCAAGTTTTTCTATGTATATGGTTTTACCAGAGCAACGAGATGGGCTTGGTGAACTTATAGCAGAGGTGAGTTCTAATCCCTCTAGTTTTCTGCATAGATATGTCCCAGCCAATCAGAGTAAGGTGCCACCGGGAGAAATTAAGgttcccaaattcaaaatcctTTTTGATTTTGAAGCATCAAGAGTACTCAAGGAAATGGGTATAGTTTTGCCTTTTGATGAATCTCAAGCTGAGCTGACGGAGATGGTGAATATTGATGGTACTAGTAAATATAGCAAGCTTCATGTGGACAAAGTTTTTCACAAGTGTTTTGTTGAAGTTGATGAAAAAGGAACTGAAGCTGCTGCTTCGACTGCTGTTACGGGTGTGGTGTGTTGCATGATGCGTCCTCGTACACCACCTCCTCGTGTTGATTTTGTGGCGGATCATCCTTTCATGTTCATTATCAGAGAGGAGCAAAGTGGTGCGGTGTTGTTCATGGGGCATGTCCTTAATCCTTTGTTGAATTCGTGA